The Sphaerisporangium siamense genome includes the window GATCCGGCGGCGCAGGGCCGGGTCGATCTTCACGTTCCGGCCGGCGTCCGGGGGGACGATGACCTCCTGGGTCGCGGCGACGCCGCCCGCCAGCAGGGCGATGTCGACCGGCACCGTGCGCTTGACCAGCGCCAGCGCGATCGGCCCCAGCTCGTAGTGGCGCACCGCGGTGCCGACGAAGCCGATCTGGCCCGGCTCGGCGCTGCCCTCGGTCGCGGCCTCGGGCTCGGCCTCGACGGGCGAGCCGACGCCGAGGGTGACCGGCGCCCCGTGCGGCGGCAGGGTGTCCACGCTGCCGTCCAGGTGCAGGAACACCAGGCGGCGCGGCGGGTGCCCGAGGTTGTGGACCCGCGCGACGGTCTCCTGACCCCGGTAGCAGCCCTTCGACAGGTGAACGGCCGCGCCGATCCATCCCAGCTCGTGCGGGATCGTCTTGTGGTCGGTCTCGAACCCGGCGCGCGGCAGATGCGCCTCGACCCGCAACGCCTCGTACGCCCACAGCCCCGCCAGGCCAAGCCCCAGTTCCTCGGGCAGCCCCGCCAGCCGCTCCCGAGGCACCAGAAGATCCCCTTCGATGGCGATCGCCCCCTCAGGCACCGCGACCGGCGCACTCTCCTCTCCGGAGCCGTCCAAGGAAGGCGAACTGTAGGACGACGCCGTGGCGGGACGCGGAGGCGCGACGGTCACGACCGCGTACGCGGAGGTCTCATCGGCGACCTCGACGCGCAGCATGAACCGCATCTTCTCCAGCCAGGCGATCAACGCCGCCGACGCGCCCGGCTCGACGTGCCCCCAGACGGACGTCCCGTCGTCCACGAGCGTCAGATGGTGCTCCACCCGCCCCTGCGCGTCCAGGAACAACGTCTGCGCCGGAACACCGGGAGCCAGCGTGTCGAGCTTCTGCGAGCTGAGATCGTTCAGCCACTTGAGCCGGTCGGGCCCGGTGATCCGGACCACCTCACGGTCACTGCGGTCCACCAGAGCCCGCCCCGCCGCGAGCGCCCGCTGCTCGGCGTACGGCTCCCCGTAATGCGCGGCGACACTCTCATCGGGCACCTCGCCCGCCACCGCACCCGACCTGTCCAACAAAGGGCTTCGCATGTCTTCAGGCTAGTCTGACGCCCGCGGATTGTGATCCGCAGGCGCGTGGACCCGATACACCTCGGCGAGTACCGCGCGGGGCCACGCGAGCCAGAACTTGGTCACGGTGCCGTACGGACAGATGGTCTACGCGGGAATCAGGGTGAACGCGTGAGTATGTACAGGCCGGACCACGGAGAAGTGGCGGACGTCGACAGTGGCCACTTCGGTCACCCGCATGCGCTCCGCCACGGCGACCACTGAGGCGTCCGCGGCCCCCAGGGGAAGATCGTGATATCGCTCGACCAGGACTGCGATCCTCGCGAGGTCGGACTCGGTGAGATCGACAATCCGGAACCAGCCGGACTCAAGCAGCCGGAGGAACGCCGCCTCTGCCTTGGAGCCGCCGAGCTTGCCGAGCATGTAACAGCTTTCACCGGCGACGAAGCTGGGGACGAGCAGCGGGCGCTTGGCAACGCGGAGTCGCATGAATGCCTGGACGCACCGCTGATGGTTCTTGTCGTCCTGGAAGGTCGCGGCCACGATCGGGCCGGTGTCGACAACGATCACGCTTCGTGACCGTAACCCTCCGCGAGGATTTCTTCCACCTGTTCAGAGGCGTCGCTTCGCCCTGCTCGGAAGGCGCCGAAAAGTGTGGGCAGGCCATCTGGTCCCAGTTCCGGCTCTTCGGTACGCGAGTGGACCAACTGGAGGAGACGCGCACGTTCTTCACGCACCTGATCCGGCCTGAGCTGGTCGATCAGCCGATGAAGATCTTCGTACTCTTCCTGCGGCGCCGTCATGCCGTCGAGTTTACGCTCTGATCCCATGCAAGAAGGGTGAGCAGCCCAGGATCCCGGCACAGACATTCACCCCAGATGATTGGGGCCTGTACGTGGGGAGTTCGAGGGGTGTCCCCTCGACTGGGGGTCGAAGAGGAACCGAAGGTCCCCCTGGGAAACGCGGTCCGAGCCGGAGGCGAGGGCCTTTCCCT containing:
- the ygfZ gene encoding CAF17-like 4Fe-4S cluster assembly/insertion protein YgfZ, coding for MRSPLLDRSGAVAGEVPDESVAAHYGEPYAEQRALAAGRALVDRSDREVVRITGPDRLKWLNDLSSQKLDTLAPGVPAQTLFLDAQGRVEHHLTLVDDGTSVWGHVEPGASAALIAWLEKMRFMLRVEVADETSAYAVVTVAPPRPATASSYSSPSLDGSGEESAPVAVPEGAIAIEGDLLVPRERLAGLPEELGLGLAGLWAYEALRVEAHLPRAGFETDHKTIPHELGWIGAAVHLSKGCYRGQETVARVHNLGHPPRRLVFLHLDGSVDTLPPHGAPVTLGVGSPVEAEPEAATEGSAEPGQIGFVGTAVRHYELGPIALALVKRTVPVDIALLAGGVAATQEVIVPPDAGRNVKIDPALRRRIR
- a CDS encoding type II toxin-antitoxin system VapC family toxin translates to MIVVDTGPIVAATFQDDKNHQRCVQAFMRLRVAKRPLLVPSFVAGESCYMLGKLGGSKAEAAFLRLLESGWFRIVDLTESDLARIAVLVERYHDLPLGAADASVVAVAERMRVTEVATVDVRHFSVVRPVHTHAFTLIPA